A DNA window from Solanum lycopersicum chromosome 3, SLM_r2.1 contains the following coding sequences:
- the chMDH gene encoding chloroplast malate dehydrogenase, which translates to MAVAEFIPSSSLTKTTSLYPSQFLHVSTHKPRLSLTPLRRSKICCSVISNAPVPVAKEPTKKTECFGVFCLTYDLKAEEETSSWKKLINVSVSGAAGMIANHFLFKLASGEVFGPDQPVALKLLGSERSIQALEGVAMELEDSLFPLLREVSIGIDPYEVFQDAEWALLIGAKPRGPGMERAGLLDINGQIFAEQGKALNAVASRNVKVIVVGNPCNTNALICLKNAPDIPAKNFHALTRLDENRAKCQLALKAGVFYDKVSNMTIWGNHSTTQVPDFLNAKINGFPVKDVIRDSKWLEEEFTEKIQKRGGVLIQKWGRSSAASTAVSVVDAMRSLVTPTPEGDWFSTGVYTNGNPYGIAKDIVFSMPCRSKGDGDYELVKDVLMDDYLRSRIKKSEDELLAEKRCVAHLTGEGIGICDLPGDTMLPGEM; encoded by the exons ATGGCGGTGGCAGAGTttattccttcttcttcactcACTAAAACCACATCTCTTTATCCTTCACAATTTTTGCATGTATCAACCCACAAGCCTCGATTATCACTAACTCCTCTCCGAAGAAGTAAAATATGCTGCTCTGTTATCTCTAA TGCACCAGTACCGGTGGCAAAGGAGCCAACTAAAAAAACTGAATGCTTTGGTGTTTTCTGTCTTACTTATGATCTCAAAGCT GAAGAAGAGACAAGTTCTTGGAAGAAGCTGATAAATGTCTCTGTTTCTGGTGCTGCCGGAATGATCgctaatcattttctttttaaa CTTGCATCAGGTGAAGTTTTTGGGCCAGATCAACCAGTCGCATTAAAATTATTGGGGTCTGAGCGGTCGATCCAAGCCCTTGAAG GAGTTGCTATGGAACTAGAGGATTCCTTGTTTCCTTTGCTTAGGGAGGTCAGCATAGGCATAGATCCTTATGAAGTGTTCCAGGATGCTGAATGGGCACTTCTCATTGGAGCAAAGCCTCGAGGTCCTGGAATGGAACGGGCTGGCTTATTGGATATAAATGGACAAATCTTTGCTGAGCAG GGAAAAGCTCTCAATGCTGTTGCATCTCGTAATGTCAAAGTTATAGTGGTGGGAAACCCTTGTAATACCAA TGCATTGATTTGTTTGAAAAATGCTCCAGACATACCTGCAAAGAATTTTCATGCATTGACGAGATTAGATGAAAATCGAGCAAAATGCCAG CTTGCTTTGAAAGCTGGAGTCTTCTATGACAAAGTATCTAATATGACCATCTGGGGAAACCATTCGACTACTCAG GTTCCAGACTTTTTAAATGCAAAAATTAATGGTTTTCCAGTCAAAGACGTCATTAGAGACTCTAAATGGTTAGAGGAAGAGTTCACTGAAAAGATTCAAAAG AGAGGTGGTGTACTTATTCAGAAATGGGGAAGATCTTCTGCTGCATCGACTGCTGTATCAGTTGTTGATGCAATGAGGTCTCTTGTGACTCCTACACCAGAAGGCGATTGGTTCTCCACTGGC GTGTACACCAATGGAAATCCTTATGGGATAGCAAAGGATATAGTTTTCAGCATGCCATGCAGATCAAAA GGTGATGGTGACTATGAACTTGTCAAAGATGTATTAATGGATGACTACCTCCGAAGCCGAATAAAAAAG TCAGAAGATGAATTGCTTGCTGAGAAGAGATGTGTCGCGCATCTTACAGGAGAG GGTATTGGTATATGTGATCTGCCAGGAGACACAATGCTCCCTGGAGAAATGTGA